A segment of the Daphnia pulex isolate KAP4 chromosome 10, ASM2113471v1 genome:
GATGCAATGAAAACTCTGGATACCGTACGGGTTGGCAAAGTTGTCATGGCCTCATGAGCAATTTGAATAAACACATTCTGGTCTCGTTCATGCCGCCTTCTCCATTCTGCTCGAGGATCGGTTATTTCTAGATTTTTCTTCTAAGATTCAGAGGTAAACTAAAGTCGTCGTTGAGAGTACACAAAACAGATTTAGGATATATTTTTACGAAGGCtgtattattttcatttactgtaaaatttaattcaaggGAGAGGGGGTATAAATGAGGCACAAATACgcagctttttttcttatcaaattTTGCGAGTTAGTGTGGATAAAACATCTTTAGCGGGACAACATACACGAATCCCGCCATATTCGCATGCAAACGaatctttttctaaaaaaatcgTAGTAGAGAAAATGGGAGGGGGGTAAAGAATAGGACAgaacgaaaaacaacaaagccAAAGACGAAAAATGCTGACGATCTGGAAAATACAGATAAAGTATCATAAATGGTAGATGAAAAATGTAAGAttgaaaaaaggcaaatgatATAAAACCGTTTTCTATCAAGACccgaaaaagatttttgacgACAACGGTATGCAAAGTGCCGACGTGAAGGCAAGTGTTGTTAGGATGGAGACAAAGGCGTGTGATCATGATGATGGGttcaccaaaagaaaacgtGATATCTACTTTGTCCTGTGGCGATTCGACAATCTACCGATTCTTAgacttcttgtttttcttcttcttctggcgtCCGTTGTTTGTTGATGTGGCCACGTTATCCGTTCCACCGAGACCGGCCTGATCGAGGTTATCGACATCCgcttcgtcatcttcatcttcttcttcaatacGATCCTGAACGTTGTTTTCGGGATCCATCTTATCGATCAAAGGAAAATTAGTTTGAGCTGGCGGAACAAGCACCTTGCCATGTGAATCAATATCCCACCTGGTTATTATTCGTGTAATCCGGAATTGATCGATTATTGTTGCCGTTGTCATCACTGCCATCGAGCGGATTGGTTGCGTTACGTAACGATGCCGACAAAGATTCAGAGCTCGAATCAGCCGATTGGTTATATTCGCTCATTCTCTTAATGACCATCTCAGCCTGCATGGCGTCTTGCTCCAGTGATTTCAAACGAGCCTCCCTCCATGCCGCTCGTTTCTTAGCCTATATCAAACGTGCACAATTCCATCTCATTATTCACTGTATTAGTAGGTGTTAATTTACAATGTATACCTGTAAAGCTCTTTGCTCAGTTGGCGATAACATTTTCTCCTCTTCACTGAGTTCTAAACCCTGCGACAAATGAACGAGACGTTAAATTGGcttaaactaaataaaataattcggAAACTTACCTCGCGTGTTAGTTTATCCTTAAGACGTTTTTCTGCTTTGGCGGTACGAACGATGGAAGGATGCTGGGCTGTCGGGACGGTTGTGACCTGATAGTATCAAGTTGTTTTTAACATAAGTTGGTGTTTAGATCAGATGCTAAAAGTTTGCTAAATTACCGTGACGGCTACAGCGACGGGCTCAACATGGGGTTCGTTTGCTTCATCTatttcatcttcatcctcttcaTCAACGTCGTCTAAACGGCTCATGTTGAGCAGTTGCTCGCTAGTAAGATTGGCAATTTTCCTTTCtgaatattcaaaattatCAATTGAAATTAGTTGTATTTCGAAGACATTTTACTATGTAAAACTtgccttcttcttgtttcaatttgttgaCTTCATCCTCACTCAAAAAGCTGAATCTCTTTTCTGTAAGAATGCAACTGTTAGTCACTACTAATAACAAGTACACTACATTTACGAATTTACCAGGTTTAGCTGCGGGTGTAATTGTCTCTTCAATCTCCTTCTCAAAGAATCGCTTCTTGGCACTAAAAGTCATCTTATCCGGGCTGGGACCAGTCAAACCAACTCCCTGCGGTGCCGTTTTCGGTACGGCGGGAGTGGCGGGAGGAGGCATGGCATCCTAACGGACAACAACGAGAAACGCGGAAGAGACAACCTCAAAAACAGTTAGTATAACTGATacaaagaaacgaaataaaaccaaaaagtgAAAGAACGAGAGGGAAATTTTTGGCAACGATGAAAAGAATTGGCAGTGGCACAAAAGCGTCAAGACGTGTCATCGTATCGATTAGATCACCTGGATTATGGGAGGAATAGGGCTATTGCCACAGCTACTGCTGCTGCGATCCGATGGATGATCCGAACCGGCATGTCGCAAAGCCGTCGGAGTTAATCGCCCCGGAAGCGGGGAGGGTGCCGGCGAAATAGCATCGCCACCTTCTTCAGCAAGACCCGCCTCACCCAAATTAGCGCGAGGAGCTATGGGCTGTGGCAGGGTTATAAATTACCGTTCGGTCCACCGAACCaaaacacacgcacacattCACACGCACAcataaaaagcaaaacaaaaaattagtaaCAAAAAGACGCaagaactgaaaaaaaaagaaacgaagagaGTGAAATAGAAATATGTGAAGGACTGATTCATCGATAGTGAATAATTGAAAGCAAGAAAATGTGAGAGAGCATGATTAGTTGCTGACTGTCCACGTTGAAAATCGAGTTCGATCGATTCAAATCATTCTGTCACTGTCACTTCTTTCAGCAGCGCCCTTGTAAACAACTTTTCCTCAttggatttttgaaaatggttaGACgggaaattgtgaaaatgaaagtgtATAATCAATCATtctcttttcatatttttgtagatttttcCTTGGTTGCGGTTAACATCACATATAGAAAAGTAAATTCATTTGGCGCCTCATACGCTCAATTTTGTCGGAGACCATAAAAATCGTCTTGGCGGGgggagaagagaaggaagagtcaATGATAATGAGCGAGGGAATAATGGGAACACCTTTCGAATCTTTGGTATCCATCAAGGGCCACttcggtttgtttgttttttgtttaaatagaaggaaagaaaagggaggtaATAAGGGGGAGAGGAAATAACGGAGTCGAATCGGGTAATAATCCAAAACGTCAATAATTGATAACAACTTTGTGCGGATGAAAGAAGCGGTCCCGATCCATATTTTCCATAAATCGACGCATATAAAACTTTATTCTCAACACACAATTGGACCGCCGTTTCTCAGCAGCGTGGGGGAACACTTGATGTTGATGATCCGTCATCAATTGTTAAGTTTAGCAATCGACAGAATTCCTGCTATAAATCCGTCGGATTCTgctcgttaaaaaaagaaaaatggaaaaaaattgctgtCATTTTATTGATCATGTTGAAGCAGGGGAGGCTTTTGGGAACTGCAGGACACGGGGCGAGCGGGTAGGCACTCGGAGCCTTTTGATCTCCTTGCCGGAGAGGTTGGACATCATGCTCTCTCCCATTCTCCTCATGCAGGGTGTTTCAGATGCCAGAACAACAATCTTTCTTGCATAACTATCATGCGCTCTGGCAACGaccagaaatttttaaaaattaaaaaaaaaagaaaaacgaagatttgtttttctattaaaaacACGAGTCGGGTAAAACATTAACACTAACAAATTCCTTGCGGGCGGGGAATTCGGACAGCATTCTCGAAAAAGTTAGTATTTATAGCTTAAAAATACCCTTTGGTGATAGTTGGTTTAGAGGGGAAAAACACAATCATGCTAGAGTTACGTAGTGGTCTCGTAACAGCACACACTGAAAGTCAATACTTCAGGTGGATGTTAACAGTCAGAAGCGAGCGACAAGACAGGAAAGAGCCAGAGTGTGAGGACAGGATGAACAAACATAAATACCACTTACCGTGCTTGTTTGCGGAGCTAGTGTATGTTTTGACATGACaatcgtcgtcgttttcatgTCAACTCGATTTGGACCAGGCGATTTAGGCACCATGTTAGACACGAGCATTTCAGCAGCTCGGACAGCGTCCAACACctgaaaacaaacacaacatcatcaaataaagtattttttaaaaaaatcaattaaataaatgaattgatTTACCTTCTCTGAAGTTTTGTCTCGATCACCCAACATCGGACTGACCGGCAAAGAAGAACCAGTGGTCTTGGCAATTTCTTCGGATTCTTCACGATCACAGCAACCGTCGTCTTGAGCCTCGTCTCCCTAAAAATGAGTACACGCGGTTATCGAAGAAAATTCCAGCAAATCAAAATATGAATTACCTTGATAATGTTGACGTGATTGGGCTCCTCGCCAATTCGATCAAGACTCGAAACACTTTCGGATGTTGATTTTGCTTCGCGAGTTAGTACGCCCTCTGATTGGAGTCGTTCTACTTCAGCAGCATCGTATCCATCGCAGATGAGCAAATGGATGACATCGCCGGAAGTCCTTAAAGAGTTCACAGACTCCTGATGAGAGGCTCCCAGCAAGCTAATACCGTTCACCTCAAGCAAACGCATACCGACCTATTAGAGcgtttcaaaacaaacaagtcaaaatttgTTCCCGAAAATAAATTggagaaaacaataaataataccTTCAAACGGCCATCTCGTCTAGCTGCACCGCCGTGATTGATTTTGGAGATGAAAACACCTTCGTCGTGTTTGTTGAGAGGATTACCCGGATGTCCACGCAAACCACCTTTAATGTTCATGCCAAGTTTCTCGCCTTCGTTCCTGTAAATTGTCAATTCCTGCAACCCTTTCGGTGGCGGATCGTGTTGAACGGTCAAGATGAGCTCCGCTGTGGGTTCCAACAGTGCTTGGACAGCATCCTGGTGGCTTGCCTTGGAAACATCCCTGCCGTTAACCTTGAGGATCCGATCACCGATCCGTAGTCGCATCGTTTTAGCAGCCACACCTTCCGGAATGACCTAAAAACACGCACAAAAAAGAGTGAGTACACAATTTTGTCGACACCACcccaaaacgaaattaaatgCTCAAATACTTTCGATATGAAGACTCCCGGGTCGTCGGCACCAAATGGTACACACGAATGATCGTTCCCACCGACAATGCTAAGACCCAACGGACCGGCACCTTTCTGCAGAATCACATCCTGGCGTGagataaacaacaaaaaagattgttAATGGCGGGTTCGTTGAAAATCATGAACACCGACAGATTCACCGTAATATCgtcgaatatttttattttatttagtcaAAACTTTTCATATACCTCAATAACGATAGGAAGTGCACCGAGTTTATTGTTGGTGACGCGGGTGACGATGGTTTCCGTCAGTGTACTTTTTGTGATGGTTTCCGTGACTTTGCCCAACTGGGTGGGCACGGCAGGGAACTGAAATTCGCTCAGCGCCCCACCAACAGGATCTGGTTGCTTGACATTGATGACGATACTAGAACCGGGCTGCTGAGGCTCAGGTTGAACGAAATGAGCTGGTATCATGGCCTGGAATTGTTCATTGGTAACGTGCTTCGGCACTTCCTCTCCGGACGGCAAGGCCAAGGCGTTTTTCGCTGTCGGAAGCGGCGACGGCTCTACATTTCCGCTCTTTCTTTCAGGAGACGCGGCAAGGAATTGCTGCCGGGCTGATTGGTTGACGCTCGGTGAACTATTGACGCGACATTATTACATGGATGAAGGTCATGAAAGAAGGATGATCAACTTTCTACTACCTTGTAGTCAAAGGTGATGACATGGAACCAATCAAGGGCGACGTCGGCATGCTTGAAAGGCCAGCATAATTAGGCCGGTTGGCCATATAACTATTGGGGCTGTATAGGCTGGTGTAAGGTCGTGGAGTACCAAACATCTTTGGTGATTTTAAATGGCTAGGAGGAAGCCATGATTCACGCTCCACAACCAACCGGACGAAACGTTCCAAACCAGTCAGCATGGCAACAACTTGATCGTGCCGAGCACCTTCCACATCGACGCCATTgatctgaaatttaaaaaaaaaaggcaaagggTAATTTAAGCGGaagtaaacaataaaatgcaaattttgacTCACGGAAATGACGTGATCTCCAATTTTCAGTTTGCCGTCTTTTTCGGCAGGCCCTCCTTCCATAATGCGGGATACGTAGACGGACTGTAAACAAATAATCACAAACGTTTTAatattaagaaagaaaacaagtggcTTTTTAAGACTTACATCTGATCCATCTTTGTAAGGATTGCCTCCTTTGCCTCCTGAGATGCTGAAACCCAAACCTGTATGGTCTCGTAACAGCGTAATATACACACGCTCCTTTCTTAGCTCCAGACCATTTGGTTGTTTAGCACCCATTTCAGCGGGCATGGATTGCGACTGAGTCGGTGGTGGAGGAGGTTGCGAAGCCGGGCGAATAATTTGCGATGATAGGCTACTAGGGAAAGAAGTGAGCACCGGGGCAACAGACGTTGGGGCAACTGGAGAAACAGCGGATTTGTTGGGCACCATTGAACTAGGAGGTGGTGAATATGGGCGCTGATCCACAATAGCCGTCTCGGAATGGACTTGATTGGctaccgctgctgctgcttgagACTGGGTGAAACTAAGTCGGGGAGCAGGGTTTGGCACACCGTTGCTGATCGGTTTGTCCATCTCTCTAACACCCTGTAGACTGGAACTCGAGCCGATAGACATTCTGGGAGCCGGTTTAGGTGGTGCTGCAGGTACTGCAGAGGGCTCTGATATCAACGGCGAGGCGGGCTTTTCTGATTCTGGCTGTTCTTGTTGTCGCATCTGCTGCTCCTCCTCTTCGCCTGCAGGCGGAACAAGTCGGGTCACCTCTCTGATGAAGTGCACCACCAGACTAGGGCCGGCAGCTTTTAGAATGTCCACCGCTTCATAGTGATCAACGTCAATGCACGACATCCCATTGACGGCCACCAGTTTGTCACCCACTCGCAATCCTGCCATTTCGGCCGGCCCACCTTCGGTCACTCTAGATATGAAGATACCTTCGTCGTCACCACGATAAGGAGTGGACCCTTTTCCGCCGGCGATACTCAGTCCCAAGCCACTTGTTGTCCTTTCGATGTGAATCTCGTATTGAATCTCCAAGACTTCCACCTGCTGTTCGTTATCGACAGACTCGTCCTGAAAaccaaattacaaaaaaaaaagtcttaatcatttgttttcaaaactgAATAGTGATGATGGCTTACATCAGGGAGCGGAGGTGGCGTAGGAAGACgatcttcctcatcttcagACTGGTTCGATGACGTAGACGGCTGCTGGGGCTGTTGCTGGGTCATCTCCTGTTTCTTGAGAGCGCTTGTAATCAATGCCATAGCCTTTTCCTTGTCCATTGGTTCGTgaattcgtttgtttttcaaatagtGAGGTGTATCACGTCTTGACAGCTTAGACTTTTCATGAGGAACTCGTTCGTCTCCTCCATCGAAATCCTGACAatacccccccaaaaaatcgatAAGATTCCGGACAACTGTATaggtaacaaaagaaaaacaaactaaatACCTCTTCATTTTCATCGGCTTCTTCTATGCTTCTATGTTCGTATTGGTCGACAAAGGCAACAGCTTTTTCATGAATCTCTGGTACTGGAGACGGCGAAGATGTTTGCCTCTGGTCTTCGTATTGCTGCTCTTTGGGATATATTGGTCCACTTCGGCCCGTGAATTCGTCATCTCTTCGGTCAGGCAAATCAATCAGTTGAAGTGGAGGCAAAGGAGACGATCGCCGATAAGGCAATTCTTGTGCAGTACGATCTGGTTTGAAAGCTTCGCCTTCTTTAAGTCCATCCTGTTCGTCATGATGGACGACTTTGCCATCGATTTTCTTGCCTTTGAAATGTTTCTGAGCCTTGGCTTTCAGGTCCTTGGGATGTGGCGTGTTGTGACGCACAAAAGGAGTCTCCTTGTCGTCATCTCCATCAGAATCTTCGGCAAATTTGACGAAAGAGGTCCGGTTGGGGTCAGCGGTGTCACTGTCTGCATCCGTCTGCGACATCATGGGCGGCGAAGACACTGAGGCCACTAAATGGTCAGAATCGGAGCCATCATCCAGCTGCTCTTGTTGTAGGTGCTGGTGAAGCTGCTCGCTCGAGAATCGCGTGCCAGACCGATAAAGACGGCCTTCGACCAACGAGTCTGATGAGCCAGGACCAGAACCAGGACGTGGGGTGCGGGTGCGGAATTAGAATGCACACAAATACgtagacaaaacaaaaagaaaacaacgtACACACAGCCCCCAAAGGTGGTGCGCAGGATCGGTGAGTGAGGGTTGGGATTCAGGTAGTGGGTTGGACGTAAGGACCAAGGGTAGGAGGTGCCGGTGCAGCTTGTTTTAATTAAAGCGTTCGCCATTTGCAGAGCACAACTATCACAACATCCACAAATaacatccaccaccaccatcattcCTCCCACTCCCACAACATAAGGAATTCCTGGAATCCCGCTTCAAGTTCTAATCGGATTAGTAGGG
Coding sequences within it:
- the LOC124204852 gene encoding protein lap4-like isoform X8, producing the protein MFKIFKGCNRQVEYVDKRHCSLPSVPEDLWRYSRSLEELLLDANHIRDLPKNFFRLAKLRKLSLSDNEIQRIPQDIQNFENLVELDVSRNDISDIPETIKHVKALQVADFSSNPIPRLPAGFVQLKNLTVLGLNDMSLSSLPLDFGSLSNLQSVELRENLLRTLPESMSQLTKLERLDLGDNDIEILPAHIGSLPALTELWLDHNQLGQLPKELCQLTNLACLDVSENHLDSMPEEIGGLISLTDLHLSQNFLESLPDGIGALSKLTILKVDQNRLTTLNYSIGKCVALQELILTENFLTELPTSIGNMTKLTNLNVDRNRLHELPVEVGHLVCLNVLSLRENKLHFLPNELGDCSELHVLDVSGNRLQYLPLSLTGLNLKAIWLSENQAQPMLTFQTDIDEHTGEQVLTCFLLPQLEYQNEQQGAPALLRRWGGNGPIGWRANVSPWFHTPLFGSSFSIDDVTFVASVSSPPMMSQTDADSDTADPNRTSFVKFAEDSDGDDDKETPFVRHNTPHPKDLKAKAQKHFKGKKIDGKVVHHDEQDGLKEGEAFKPDRTAQELPYRRSSPLPPLQLIDLPDRRDDEFTGRSGPIYPKEQQYEDQRQTSSPSPVPEIHEKAVAFVDQYEHRSIEEADENEEDFDGGDERVPHEKSKLSRRDTPHYLKNKRIHEPMDKEKAMALITSALKKQEMTQQQPQQPSTSSNQSEDEEDRLPTPPPLPDDESVDNEQQVEVLEIQYEIHIERTTSGLGLSIAGGKGSTPYRGDDEGIFISRVTEGGPAEMAGLRVGDKLVAVNGMSCIDVDHYEAVDILKAAGPSLVVHFIREVTRLVPPAGEEEEQQMRQQEQPESEKPASPLISEPSAVPAAPPKPAPRMSIGSSSSLQGVREMDKPISNGVPNPAPRLSFTQSQAAAAVANQVHSETAIVDQRPYSPPPSSMVPNKSAVSPVAPTSVAPVLTSFPSSLSSQIIRPASQPPPPPTQSQSMPAEMGAKQPNGLELRKERVYITLLRDHTGLGFSISGGKGGNPYKDGSDSVYVSRIMEGGPAEKDGKLKIGDHVISINGVDVEGARHDQVVAMLTGLERFVRLVVERESWLPPSHLKSPKMFGTPRPYTSLYSPNSYMANRPNYAGLSSMPTSPLIGSMSSPLTTSSPSVNQSARQQFLAASPERKSGNVEPSPLPTAKNALALPSGEEVPKHVTNEQFQAMIPAHFVQPEPQQPGSSIVINVKQPDPVGGALSEFQFPAVPTQLGKVTETITKSTLTETIVTRVTNNKLGALPIVIEDVILQKGAGPLGLSIVGGNDHSCVPFGADDPGVFISKVIPEGVAAKTMRLRIGDRILKVNGRDVSKASHQDAVQALLEPTAELILTVQHDPPPKGLQELTIYRNEGEKLGMNIKGGLRGHPGNPLNKHDEGVFISKINHGGAARRDGRLKVGMRLLEVNGISLLGASHQESVNSLRTSGDVIHLLICDGYDAAEVERLQSEGVLTREAKSTSESVSSLDRIGEEPNHVNIIKGDEAQDDGCCDREESEEIAKTTGSSLPVSPMLGDRDKTSEKVLDAVRAAEMLVSNMVPKSPGPNRVDMKTTTIVMSKHTLAPQTSTNPTDL
- the LOC124204852 gene encoding protein lap4-like isoform X9, giving the protein MFKIFKGCNRQVEYVDKRHCSLPSVPEDLWRYSRSLEELLLDANHIRDLPKNFFRLAKLRKLSLSDNEIQRIPQDIQNFENLVELDVSRNDISDIPETIKHVKALQVADFSSNPIPRLPAGFVQLKNLTVLGLNDMSLSSLPLDFGSLSNLQSVELRENLLRTLPESMSQLTKLERLDLGDNDIEILPAHIGSLPALTELWLDHNQLGQLPKELCQLTNLACLDVSENHLDSMPEEIGGLISLTDLHLSQNFLESLPDGIGALSKLTILKVDQNRLTTLNYSIGKCVALQELILTENFLTELPTSIGNMTKLTNLNVDRNRLHELPVEVGHLVCLNVLSLRENKLHFLPNELGDCSELHVLDVSGNRLQYLPLSLTGLNLKAIWLSENQAQPMLTFQTDIDEHTGEQVLTCFLLPQLEYQNEQQDSLVEGRLYRSGTRFSSEQLHQHLQQEQLDDGSDSDHLVASVSSPPMMSQTDADSDTADPNRTSFVKFAEDSDGDDDKETPFVRHNTPHPKDLKAKAQKHFKGKKIDGKVVHHDEQDGLKEGEAFKPDRTAQELPYRRSSPLPPLQLIDLPDRRDDEFTGRSGPIYPKEQQYEDQRQTSSPSPVPEIHEKAVAFVDQYEHRSIEEADENEEDFDGGDERVPHEKSKLSRRDTPHYLKNKRIHEPMDKEKAMALITSALKKQEMTQQQPQQPSTSSNQSEDEEDRLPTPPPLPDDESVDNEQQVEVLEIQYEIHIERTTSGLGLSIAGGKGSTPYRGDDEGIFISRVTEGGPAEMAGLRVGDKLVAVNGMSCIDVDHYEAVDILKAAGPSLVVHFIREVTRLVPPAGEEEEQQMRQQEQPESEKPASPLISEPSAVPAAPPKPAPRMSIGSSSSLQGVREMDKPISNGVPNPAPRLSFTQSQAAAAVANQVHSETAIVDQRPYSPPPSSMVPNKSAVSPVAPTSVAPVLTSFPSSLSSQIIRPASQPPPPPTQSQSMPAEMGAKQPNGLELRKERVYITLLRDHTGLGFSISGGKGGNPYKDGSDSVYVSRIMEGGPAEKDGKLKIGDHVISINGVDVEGARHDQVVAMLTGLERFVRLVVERESWLPPSHLKSPKMFGTPRPYTSLYSPNSYMANRPNYAGLSSMPTSPLIGSMSSPLTTSSPSVNQSARQQFLAASPERKSGNVEPSPLPTAKNALALPSGEEVPKHVTNEQFQAMIPAHFVQPEPQQPGSSIVINVKQPDPVGGALSEFQFPAVPTQLGKVTETITKSTLTETIVTRVTNNKLGALPIVIEDVILQKGAGPLGLSIVGGNDHSCVPFGADDPGVFISKVIPEGVAAKTMRLRIGDRILKVNGRDVSKASHQDAVQALLEPTAELILTVQHDPPPKGLQELTIYRNEGEKLGMNIKGGLRGHPGNPLNKHDEGVFISKINHGGAARRDGRLKVGMRLLEVNGISLLGASHQESVNSLRTSGDVIHLLICDGYDAAEVERLQSEGVLTREAKSTSESVSSLDRIGEEPNHVNIIKGDEAQDDGCCDREESEEIAKTTGSSLPVSPMLGDRDKTSEKVLDAVRAAEMLVSNMVPKSPGPNRVDMKTTTIVMSKHTLAPQTSTNPTDL
- the LOC124204852 gene encoding protein lap4-like isoform X7, which codes for MFKIFKGCNRQVEYVDKRHCSLPSVPEDLWRYSRSLEELLLDANHIRDLPKNFFRLAKLRKLSLSDNEIQRIPQDIQNFENLVELDVSRNDISDIPETIKHVKALQVADFSSNPIPRLPAGFVQLKNLTVLGLNDMSLSSLPLDFGSLSNLQSVELRENLLRTLPESMSQLTKLERLDLGDNDIEILPAHIGSLPALTELWLDHNQLGQLPKELCQLTNLACLDVSENHLDSMPEEIGGLISLTDLHLSQNFLESLPDGIGALSKLTILKVDQNRLTTLNYSIGKCVALQELILTENFLTELPTSIGNMTKLTNLNVDRNRLHELPVEVGHLVCLNVLSLRENKLHFLPNELGDCSELHVLDVSGNRLQYLPLSLTGLNLKAIWLSENQAQPMLTFQTDIDEHTGEQVLTCFLLPQLEYQNEQQGMKASGFLSFSFEGGLSPCISLLSSSVSCCFHLILFTTFHLLFLWAVLFCFLLLGVVVTEGAPALLRRWGGNGPIGWRANVSPWFHTPLFGSSFSIDDVTFVASVSSPPMMSQTDADSDTADPNRTSFVKFAEDSDGDDDKETPFVRHNTPHPKDLKAKAQKHFKGKKIDGKVVHHDEQDGLKEGEAFKPDRTAQELPYRRSSPLPPLQLIDLPDRRDDEFTGRSGPIYPKEQQYEDQRQTSSPSPVPEIHEKAVAFVDQYEHRSIEEADENEEDFDGGDERVPHEKSKLSRRDTPHYLKNKRIHEPMDKEKAMALITSALKKQEMTQQQPQQPSTSSNQSEDEEDRLPTPPPLPDDESVDNEQQVEVLEIQYEIHIERTTSGLGLSIAGGKGSTPYRGDDEGIFISRVTEGGPAEMAGLRVGDKLVAVNGMSCIDVDHYEAVDILKAAGPSLVVHFIREVTRLVPPAGEEEEQQMRQQEQPESEKPASPLISEPSAVPAAPPKPAPRMSIGSSSSLQGVREMDKPISNGVPNPAPRLSFTQSQAAAAVANQVHSETAIVDQRPYSPPPSSMVPNKSAVSPVAPTSVAPVLTSFPSSLSSQIIRPASQPPPPPTQSQSMPAEMGAKQPNGLELRKERVYITLLRDHTGLGFSISGGKGGNPYKDGSDSVYVSRIMEGGPAEKDGKLKIGDHVISINGVDVEGARHDQVVAMLTGLERFVRLVVERESWLPPSHLKSPKMFGTPRPYTSLYSPNSYMANRPNYAGLSSMPTSPLIGSMSSPLTTSSPSVNQSARQQFLAASPERKSGNVEPSPLPTAKNALALPSGEEVPKHVTNEQFQAMIPAHFVQPEPQQPGSSIVINVKQPDPVGGALSEFQFPAVPTQLGKVTETITKSTLTETIVTRVTNNKLGALPIVIEDVILQKGAGPLGLSIVGGNDHSCVPFGADDPGVFISKVIPEGVAAKTMRLRIGDRILKVNGRDVSKASHQDAVQALLEPTAELILTVQHDPPPKGLQELTIYRNEGEKLGMNIKGGLRGHPGNPLNKHDEGVFISKINHGGAARRDGRLKVGMRLLEVNGISLLGASHQESVNSLRTSGDVIHLLICDGYDAAEVERLQSEGVLTREAKSTSESVSSLDRIGEEPNHVNIIKGDEAQDDGCCDREESEEIAKTTGSSLPVSPMLGDRDKTSEKVLDAVRAAEMLVSNMVPKSPGPNRVDMKTTTIVMSKHTLAPQTSTNPTDL